The proteins below come from a single Armatimonadota bacterium genomic window:
- a CDS encoding helix-turn-helix domain-containing protein produces the protein ISRTLFYRWRKRYVAYGPDGLHPRRQGPRRGRPPTLTAQEERAILALALAWPTWGPARVAAQLARPEQGGLRVAPTTIYRLLRRRGLQTRWERLAVLEIHSAQSAGLLTDRTRRWLAQQARHIAARRPGEVVCVDTFYIGKLKGVGKVWQYTACDAACSYAIAEVSTEFSARAAARFLTSRVEPTYRGAGWVIQRVLTDQGSEYRGAFDQACRALGIQHTRTQPRHAWTNGFVERLQGTILGELWRLEFRRRFFTRVAAMQDALDRYLTFYNYHRPHLGYRTRGRTPGELFMHRKEVSS, from the coding sequence ATCTCCCGCACCCTGTTCTACCGCTGGCGGAAACGGTACGTGGCCTACGGCCCCGATGGCTTGCATCCCCGCCGCCAGGGGCCCCGACGCGGTCGGCCCCCCACCCTGACCGCGCAGGAGGAGCGCGCCATCCTGGCGCTCGCCCTCGCCTGGCCGACATGGGGGCCGGCCCGAGTGGCCGCCCAGCTGGCGCGACCGGAGCAGGGCGGGCTGCGGGTGGCCCCGACGACGATCTACCGCCTGCTGCGCCGCCGCGGGCTGCAAACCCGCTGGGAACGCCTGGCCGTGCTGGAGATCCACAGTGCCCAGAGTGCGGGGTTGTTGACCGACCGGACACGTCGCTGGCTGGCGCAGCAGGCCCGGCACATCGCAGCGCGCCGTCCCGGCGAAGTGGTCTGTGTCGATACGTTCTACATCGGCAAGCTCAAGGGGGTCGGCAAAGTCTGGCAGTACACCGCCTGCGATGCGGCATGCTCGTATGCCATCGCCGAGGTGTCGACCGAGTTCTCGGCCCGGGCGGCAGCCCGCTTCCTGACCAGCCGAGTGGAGCCGACCTATCGGGGCGCGGGCTGGGTCATCCAGCGGGTCCTGACCGATCAGGGCAGCGAGTACCGGGGGGCGTTCGATCAGGCCTGTCGGGCGCTGGGGATCCAGCACACGCGGACCCAACCCCGCCATGCCTGGACCAACGGCTTCGTCGAGCGCCTGCAAGGCACCATTCTGGGCGAACTGTGGCGCCTGGAGTTTCGCCGACGCTTCTTCACCCGCGTGGCGGCCATGCAGGACGCTCTGGATCGCTACCTGACGTTCTACAACTACCACCGTCCCCACCTGGGGTATCGGACTCGAGGTCGTACCCCTGGCGAGCTCTTCATGCATCGCAAGGAGGTCTCCTCATGA